From Phragmites australis chromosome 5, lpPhrAust1.1, whole genome shotgun sequence, a single genomic window includes:
- the LOC133917836 gene encoding uncharacterized protein LOC133917836, producing the protein MVFCANPDRVALQAMLPEFDTQGLTDRPGRQNPGTIQIPGVDEATGERAERGPAPPTGAGESQGRLETPRSAPPLEPGAPEPSAPAEPEPSITAVEPGLAGTAAEPVSTTAEPRPANVAVETEMQPLPCSEPTTTAAPDRLAPSESARARRARGR; encoded by the exons ATGGTGTTTTGCGCCAATCCTGACCGGGTGGCTCTGCAGGCGatgctgccggagttcgacacCCAAGGGCTGACCGACCGGCCGGGGCGccagaaccccgggactatccagatccccggggtggacgaggcgacCGGCGAGAGGGCCGAAAGAGGCCCAGC gccgcctacgggcgctGGCGAGAGCCAGGGGCGGCTGGAGACACCGAGGTCGGCGCCACCCCTCGAGCCAGGCGCGCCCGAGCCGAGTGCACCGGCGGAGCCAGAGCCATCGATCACAGCGGTGGAACCGGGGCTAGCGGGCACGGCGGCGGAGCCGGTGAGCACGACGGCGGAGCCGAGGCCAGCGAACGTGGCGGTCGAGACAGAAATGCAGCCGCTGCCCTGCTCCGAGCCGACAACTACGGCCGCGCCCGACCGTCTGGCGCCGTCCGAGTCCGCCCGAGCGCGCCGAGCGCGGGGCAGATGA